From the genome of Dickeya aquatica, one region includes:
- a CDS encoding methyl-accepting chemotaxis protein translates to MVNQKGTISSINNIRLVTLFITLLTIILVLFALSIGTASYFLKQSNASLDRANLVSDMRAGISSSMDNFRVSRQLLVQAAAAARVGDQDSYTKALNEGVERIKSSQKRFDDYMARTDKSDEEKSFDADLTSNYVAYRDKVMMPMVGFVRNGEFESTIELETTQARQLDTSYAIQVRKEVKYLTDHASSINAQAASNSRLGNILMGISFALAILLAVISYLIIRKAILVPINVLITRIQRIAQGDLTHPAENLGRNEIGILGENLQQMQASLTNTVTVVREGADSIYQGASEISAGNVDLSSRTEQQAAALEQTAASMEQLTSTVKQNSDNANHASQLARNASNKAEQGGSIVQDVVSTMNEISSSSKKISEITSVINSIAFQTNILALNAAVEAARAGEQGRGFAVVAGEVRSLAQRSAQAAKEIESLIGESGRLVETGSDLVAKAGSTMEEIVKAVVSVTDIMGEIASASDEQSRGIGQVNQAVLEMEGTTQQNAALVQEASAAALSLESQAERLTQAVAVFRLNHHQERVSAKAALPSDKTPLRPVAAISAGRRDNNSEHNWETF, encoded by the coding sequence ATGGTAAACCAAAAAGGGACTATCTCTTCGATAAACAATATTCGTCTTGTGACGCTCTTTATTACATTGCTAACCATTATTCTGGTTCTGTTTGCGCTCTCAATTGGCACAGCCAGCTATTTCCTTAAACAGAGTAATGCATCGCTGGATAGAGCGAATCTGGTATCGGATATGCGTGCGGGCATCAGTAGCAGTATGGATAACTTTCGTGTTTCCCGTCAGTTACTGGTGCAGGCTGCGGCTGCGGCGAGAGTGGGTGATCAGGACTCGTATACAAAAGCCCTCAATGAAGGGGTGGAGCGTATCAAGAGCTCTCAGAAGCGTTTTGATGATTATATGGCAAGGACTGATAAATCCGACGAGGAAAAATCATTTGATGCTGATTTGACGTCCAATTATGTTGCTTACCGCGATAAGGTCATGATGCCGATGGTTGGCTTTGTGCGTAATGGCGAGTTCGAAAGTACCATTGAACTGGAAACCACGCAGGCTCGCCAGTTAGATACCAGCTATGCCATTCAGGTACGAAAAGAAGTGAAATACCTGACAGATCACGCCAGCAGCATCAATGCGCAGGCTGCGTCAAACTCTCGTCTGGGCAATATCCTGATGGGCATCTCATTTGCTCTGGCTATCCTGCTGGCGGTAATAAGCTACCTTATCATTCGTAAAGCGATTCTGGTGCCGATCAACGTGTTGATCACGCGCATCCAGCGTATCGCCCAGGGCGACTTGACACACCCGGCCGAAAATCTGGGGCGTAATGAAATCGGTATTCTGGGTGAAAATCTGCAACAGATGCAGGCCTCACTGACGAATACAGTCACGGTGGTGCGCGAAGGGGCTGACTCTATCTATCAAGGCGCATCCGAAATCAGCGCGGGTAACGTTGACCTCTCTTCCCGTACTGAGCAGCAGGCGGCTGCGCTGGAGCAGACGGCTGCCAGTATGGAGCAGTTGACCTCAACGGTGAAACAGAACTCTGATAACGCTAACCATGCTAGCCAACTGGCGCGTAACGCATCAAATAAAGCGGAGCAGGGAGGAAGTATTGTGCAGGATGTCGTCAGCACAATGAATGAAATCTCATCCAGCTCAAAGAAAATTTCCGAAATTACCAGTGTTATCAACAGTATTGCGTTTCAGACTAACATTCTGGCACTGAATGCTGCGGTTGAAGCGGCCCGTGCCGGTGAGCAAGGCCGTGGCTTTGCGGTGGTAGCAGGGGAAGTGCGTAGTCTGGCGCAGCGCAGTGCTCAGGCAGCAAAAGAGATAGAGTCGTTAATTGGTGAGTCGGGCCGGCTGGTGGAAACCGGTTCAGATCTGGTTGCCAAAGCCGGGTCTACCATGGAAGAGATTGTGAAGGCAGTCGTCAGTGTTACGGATATCATGGGAGAAATTGCTTCCGCTTCTGATGAGCAGAGCCGTGGGATTGGTCAGGTAAATCAGGCTGTGCTGGAAATGGAAGGTACGACACAGCAGAATGCGGCGTTGGTGCAGGAAGCATCTGCGGCTGCGTTATCACTGGAGTCTCAGGCTGAAAGGCTGACGCAGGCGGTGGCGGTGTTTAGACTGAATCACCATCAGGAACGGGTATCGGCAAAAGCGGCATTACCATCGGATAAGACGCCGCTGCGACCTGTTGCGGCAATAAGCGCCGGGCGTCGTGATAATAACAGCGAGCATAACTGGGAAACCTTCTGA
- the serA gene encoding phosphoglycerate dehydrogenase, with protein sequence MAKVSLEKDKIKFLLLEGVHPNALENLRAAGYTNIEYHKGALDPEALKASIRDAHFVGIRSRTHLTEEIFAAAEKLVAVGCFCIGTNQVELSAATKRGIPVFNAPFSNTRSVAELVIGELLLLLRGVPAANAKAHRGVWHKQAVGCFEARGKKLGIIGYGHIGTQLGILAESLGMHVYFYDIESKLPLGNAQQVRHLSDLLNMSDVVSLHVPETDSTQNMIGANELALMKPGSILINASRGTVVDIPALSEALASKHLSGAAIDVFPQEPATNSDPFQSPLCEFDNVILTPHIGGSTEEAQVNIGDEVAGKLAKYSDNGSTLSAVNFPEVSLPAHGDRASRLLHIHENRPGIMTQINHIFADLGVNIAAQYLQTSPEIGYVVIDVETDGADSALQLMKSIPGTIRARLLY encoded by the coding sequence ATGGCAAAGGTATCATTGGAAAAAGACAAGATTAAGTTCCTGCTGCTGGAAGGGGTTCACCCGAATGCACTGGAAAATCTGCGTGCGGCGGGTTACACCAATATTGAATATCACAAAGGCGCGCTGGATCCTGAAGCGCTCAAAGCATCGATTCGCGATGCGCATTTTGTGGGGATTCGCTCACGTACCCATCTGACGGAAGAGATTTTCGCTGCGGCAGAGAAGCTGGTTGCTGTGGGGTGTTTTTGTATCGGGACTAACCAGGTTGAGTTGTCGGCCGCGACCAAGCGCGGTATTCCGGTTTTTAACGCGCCTTTTTCCAATACCCGTTCCGTTGCTGAGTTGGTTATCGGTGAATTGCTGTTGCTGCTGCGTGGTGTGCCTGCGGCTAATGCCAAGGCTCATCGTGGTGTATGGCACAAACAAGCCGTAGGCTGTTTTGAAGCGCGTGGTAAAAAGCTTGGCATCATTGGTTACGGCCATATCGGTACACAATTAGGCATTCTGGCTGAAAGCCTCGGGATGCATGTGTATTTCTATGACATCGAAAGCAAGCTGCCATTGGGGAATGCCCAACAGGTGCGCCACCTGTCTGATTTGCTGAATATGAGCGATGTGGTGAGCCTGCATGTGCCGGAAACGGACAGTACGCAGAACATGATAGGTGCCAACGAACTGGCATTGATGAAGCCCGGTTCCATCCTTATCAATGCATCCCGCGGCACGGTGGTCGATATCCCGGCATTGAGCGAAGCTCTGGCCAGTAAACACCTTTCCGGCGCGGCGATTGATGTGTTCCCGCAAGAGCCTGCAACCAACAGCGACCCATTCCAGTCACCGTTGTGTGAGTTTGATAACGTCATTCTGACGCCGCATATCGGTGGTTCTACCGAAGAAGCTCAGGTGAATATCGGTGATGAAGTGGCTGGAAAACTGGCGAAATACTCTGATAACGGTTCTACCTTGTCAGCCGTCAACTTTCCGGAAGTCTCGTTGCCGGCACATGGCGATCGCGCCAGCCGTCTCCTGCATATCCATGAAAACCGTCCCGGTATCATGACGCAAATCAACCACATTTTTGCCGATCTGGGAGTGAACATTGCCGCTCAGTACCTGCAAACCAGCCCGGAAATTGGCTATGTGGTGATTGATGTGGAAACCGATGGTGCAGACAGTGCGTTGCAACTGATGAAATCCATTCCCGGCACCATCCGTGCGCGCCTGCTGTATTAA
- the rpiA gene encoding ribose-5-phosphate isomerase RpiA — protein MTQDELKKAVGWAALDFVRPGTIVGVGTGSTAAHFIDALGSIKHQIEGAVSSSDASTAKLKSLGIQVFDCNAVDVLDVYVDGADEINPHMQMIKGGGAALTREKIIAAIARQFICIVDASKQVDVLGRFPLPVEVIPMARAYVARELVKLGGQPVYREGVLTDNGNIILDVHNMDLSNAVSMEDHINGIAGVVTVGLFANRGADVALVGTADGVKTVRLK, from the coding sequence ATGACGCAGGATGAACTGAAAAAAGCCGTTGGCTGGGCCGCTCTCGATTTTGTTCGCCCCGGCACCATTGTTGGCGTAGGAACAGGCTCCACCGCCGCGCACTTTATTGATGCGCTGGGATCCATCAAGCATCAGATTGAGGGGGCAGTTTCCAGTTCGGATGCGTCTACCGCCAAACTCAAAAGTCTTGGTATTCAGGTATTTGACTGTAATGCCGTAGATGTGCTGGATGTGTATGTGGATGGCGCTGATGAGATAAACCCGCATATGCAGATGATCAAAGGTGGCGGTGCCGCGCTGACGCGTGAAAAAATTATCGCCGCGATAGCGCGTCAGTTTATCTGCATTGTTGATGCGTCCAAACAGGTGGATGTGCTGGGGCGTTTCCCATTACCGGTGGAAGTAATTCCTATGGCGCGTGCGTATGTCGCTCGAGAGCTGGTTAAACTCGGAGGGCAACCGGTGTATCGTGAGGGCGTGTTGACTGATAACGGCAATATTATTCTCGATGTGCACAATATGGATCTATCCAATGCTGTTTCGATGGAGGACCATATCAATGGTATCGCCGGTGTGGTGACCGTTGGGCTGTTTGCGAATCGCGGTGCGGATGTGGCGCTGGTTGGAACAGCTGATGGGGTGAAAACCGTCCGGCTAAAATAA
- a CDS encoding LysR family transcriptional regulator ArgP has product MKRPDYRTLQALDAVIRERGFERAAQKLCITQSAVSQRIKQLENLFGQPLLVRTIPPRPTEQGQKLLALLHQVELLEEEWLGNESSNETPLLLSLAVNADSLATWLLPALQPVLVDSPIRLNLQVEDETRTQERLRRGEVVGAVSIQPQPLPSCLVDKLGALDYLFVASPNFANRYFPNGVTRSALLRAPAVAFDHLDDMHQAFLQQNFDLPPGSVPCHIVNSSEAFVQLARQGTTCCMIPHLQIEKELANGELIDLTPGLFQRRMLYWHRFAPESRMMRQVTDALLSHGRQVLRQS; this is encoded by the coding sequence ATGAAACGCCCGGACTATCGCACGCTTCAGGCGCTGGACGCCGTGATCCGTGAGCGCGGTTTTGAACGTGCCGCACAAAAACTTTGTATTACGCAGTCCGCCGTCTCGCAGCGTATCAAACAGTTGGAGAACCTGTTCGGCCAGCCACTGTTGGTAAGAACCATTCCACCACGCCCTACTGAGCAAGGCCAAAAACTGCTGGCACTGCTACATCAGGTGGAGTTGCTGGAAGAAGAATGGCTGGGTAATGAAAGCAGTAATGAAACGCCGCTGTTGCTGTCACTGGCAGTGAATGCCGACAGCCTTGCCACCTGGTTATTGCCCGCATTACAACCGGTACTGGTGGATTCACCTATCCGTTTGAATTTACAGGTAGAAGATGAAACCCGCACTCAGGAACGTCTGCGTCGCGGCGAAGTGGTTGGCGCAGTGAGTATTCAGCCCCAGCCGCTGCCGAGCTGTCTGGTTGATAAACTGGGCGCACTCGACTACCTGTTCGTGGCCTCGCCCAATTTTGCCAACCGCTATTTCCCGAACGGGGTGACCCGTTCTGCACTGCTGCGCGCACCGGCTGTCGCTTTTGATCATCTTGATGATATGCATCAGGCGTTTTTGCAGCAGAACTTTGATTTGCCGCCAGGCAGTGTGCCTTGCCATATCGTCAATTCGTCTGAGGCCTTTGTGCAGCTCGCCCGCCAGGGTACTACCTGCTGCATGATCCCCCATCTGCAAATCGAAAAAGAACTCGCCAATGGTGAGCTTATCGACCTGACTCCGGGGTTATTCCAGCGACGGATGCTGTACTGGCACCGCTTCGCACCAGAAAGCAGAATGATGCGACAGGTAACGGATGCGTTGCTCAGTCACGGACGTCAGGTTCTTCGCCAATCCTAA
- a CDS encoding oxidative stress defense protein: protein MKLNVLAWTALLGLGLASAPVLASYELPNGPHIVTSGTASVEAIPDVAQLVIEVSVSSKDAADAKKQVDERVAQYFTFLDKSGIDKKDINAANLRTQPEYDYLKNGSAALKGYRAVRQVAVTVRQLDKLNELLDGALKSGLNEIHTVELGVSNPEVYRDQARKKAIEQATQQAQSLANGFSTTLGPIYSIRYHVANYQPMPVARMFKAADRAAPAEVSQTYEQQAIHFDDQVDVVFELQRTP from the coding sequence GTGAAGCTGAATGTTCTGGCATGGACAGCCCTGCTCGGGCTGGGACTGGCGTCAGCACCGGTGCTGGCGAGTTATGAATTACCTAACGGGCCACATATCGTCACCTCAGGTACGGCCAGTGTCGAGGCGATACCCGATGTTGCCCAACTGGTAATTGAAGTCAGTGTGTCGTCCAAAGATGCTGCTGATGCTAAAAAGCAGGTGGATGAACGGGTTGCTCAATATTTCACCTTTCTGGATAAAAGCGGTATTGATAAAAAAGACATCAATGCGGCTAACCTGCGTACACAACCAGAGTATGACTATTTGAAGAATGGCAGTGCAGCGCTGAAAGGGTATCGTGCCGTGCGTCAGGTAGCGGTGACGGTGCGCCAACTGGATAAGCTTAATGAGCTGCTTGATGGGGCGTTAAAAAGCGGCCTGAATGAAATTCATACGGTTGAACTGGGGGTCTCTAATCCAGAGGTTTACCGTGACCAGGCAAGGAAAAAGGCGATAGAGCAGGCGACTCAGCAGGCACAGTCGCTGGCGAACGGGTTTAGCACGACCTTAGGGCCGATTTATAGCATCCGCTATCATGTTGCCAACTATCAGCCGATGCCGGTTGCGCGCATGTTTAAAGCCGCTGACCGGGCAGCACCCGCGGAGGTGTCGCAAACCTATGAGCAACAGGCTATCCATTTCGATGATCAGGTCGACGTGGTGTTTGAATTACAACGTACCCCGTGA
- a CDS encoding IclR family transcriptional regulator, which yields MRGKSDVINEQSRDEEGKAEKPLGSQSLFRGLQLIEILSDYPNGCPLARIAELACMNKSTVHRLLQGLAGCGYVAAAQQPGSYRLTTKFIAVGQKALSSLNVLHVAAPHLEELNLRVGETVNFSTREDDHAILIYKLEPTTGMMRTRAYIGQHMPLHSSAMGKIFMAYGAADYPGEYWRTHHHLIRPLTTNTIIELDRMEQELAEIRHHGLAMDREENELGVSCISAPVFDIQQRVAYAVSISLSMARLQQIGMAALVTPLRETAQNISRELGFMPSV from the coding sequence ATGAGAGGAAAATCAGACGTGATAAATGAACAGAGCAGGGATGAAGAGGGAAAAGCGGAGAAACCGCTGGGTAGTCAAAGTTTGTTTCGCGGTTTGCAATTGATAGAAATTTTGAGTGATTACCCAAACGGGTGCCCGCTGGCACGGATTGCCGAGCTCGCCTGTATGAACAAAAGTACGGTGCACCGTTTGTTACAGGGCCTTGCCGGATGCGGCTATGTGGCTGCTGCCCAGCAACCCGGTAGCTATCGCCTGACCACCAAGTTTATTGCTGTTGGTCAAAAGGCGCTTTCATCACTCAATGTGCTGCATGTTGCCGCTCCACACCTCGAGGAATTGAACCTGAGAGTGGGGGAAACCGTCAATTTTTCAACGCGTGAAGATGATCACGCCATCTTAATCTATAAGCTGGAACCCACGACGGGCATGATGCGTACCCGTGCCTATATTGGTCAGCATATGCCGTTACACAGTTCGGCGATGGGAAAGATCTTTATGGCTTATGGTGCCGCAGATTACCCCGGAGAATACTGGCGTACTCACCATCACCTGATTCGCCCGCTGACGACCAATACCATTATTGAACTGGACAGAATGGAGCAGGAACTGGCGGAAATTCGGCACCATGGTCTGGCAATGGACAGGGAAGAGAACGAGCTGGGCGTATCGTGTATTTCCGCACCGGTGTTTGATATTCAGCAACGCGTGGCCTATGCCGTTTCCATTTCGTTGTCGATGGCACGCTTACAGCAGATTGGAATGGCCGCGCTGGTGACACCGTTGCGTGAAACGGCGCAGAACATCTCCCGTGAGCTGGGTTTCATGCCCTCAGTCTGA
- the mscS gene encoding small-conductance mechanosensitive channel MscS, whose translation MEELNVTESMGRLHTWLVDNQHVLLQYAVNMIASLMILFAGMVAARVVGNTLNRLMTGRGIDATVADFLSALVRYGVIAFTLIAALSRVGVQTASIIAVLGAAGLAVGLALQGSLSNFAAGVLLVVFRPFRIGEFVDLGGISGTVIQIQIFSTTLRTADGKIIVVPNGKIIAGNIINSSREPDRRTEIVVSVAYDADIDMVKKVLGDIVAADKRIQHEKDVTIRLNEMGASSLNFIVRVWTTNGDAMAVYWDLLENFKRVLDQHRIGIPYPQMDVHLHHATPSLHAGLPDKPTDNA comes from the coding sequence ATGGAAGAGCTGAATGTCACTGAAAGTATGGGCCGTTTGCACACCTGGCTGGTAGATAACCAGCATGTGTTGCTGCAATACGCGGTCAACATGATTGCGTCATTAATGATTTTGTTCGCTGGGATGGTAGCTGCTCGTGTGGTTGGCAACACGCTTAACCGCCTGATGACGGGGCGAGGCATTGATGCAACCGTCGCTGATTTTCTGTCGGCGCTGGTGCGTTATGGTGTCATTGCCTTTACTCTGATTGCCGCATTGAGTCGGGTTGGCGTTCAGACGGCATCGATTATTGCCGTACTGGGTGCGGCGGGTTTGGCCGTCGGTTTAGCGCTTCAAGGGTCATTATCTAACTTCGCTGCCGGTGTATTGCTGGTGGTGTTTCGGCCATTTCGCATTGGGGAGTTTGTCGATCTCGGCGGAATTAGCGGGACGGTTATCCAGATTCAGATTTTTTCTACCACGCTTCGTACTGCGGATGGAAAAATTATTGTAGTGCCAAATGGTAAAATTATCGCCGGTAATATTATCAACAGTTCCCGTGAGCCCGATCGACGCACTGAGATTGTCGTTAGCGTAGCCTATGATGCTGATATCGATATGGTAAAAAAAGTGCTGGGCGATATTGTGGCGGCGGATAAGCGTATTCAGCATGAGAAAGATGTCACTATCCGGCTCAATGAAATGGGCGCGTCTTCGCTGAATTTTATTGTCAGAGTTTGGACAACCAACGGTGACGCGATGGCCGTGTATTGGGATCTGCTGGAAAACTTCAAACGGGTGTTGGATCAACACCGTATTGGTATTCCTTACCCGCAGATGGATGTTCATTTGCACCATGCTACCCCTTCTCTGCACGCCGGTTTACCGGATAAACCTACTGATAATGCGTGA
- the fbaA gene encoding class II fructose-bisphosphate aldolase, with amino-acid sequence MSKIFDFVKPGVITGDDVQKVFAVAKENRFALPAVNCVGTDSINAVLEAAAKVRAPVIVQFSNGGAVFTAGKGLKAEGQQAAILGAISGAHHVHQMAAHYGVPVILHTDHCAKKLLPWLDGLLDAGEKHFAATGKPLFSSHMIDLSEESLEENIDICSQYLARMAKLDMTLEIELGCTGGEEDGVDNSHLDNSALYTQPEDVAYAYEKLNAISPRFTIAASFGNVHGVYKPGNVQLTPKILRNSQEYVSEKFNLPHNSLDFVFHGGSGSSAEEIAEAVSYGVVKMNIDTDTQWATWEGILNYYKKNEGYLQGQLGNPEGDDKPNKKYYDPRVWLRAGQASMVARLEQAFKELNAIDVL; translated from the coding sequence ATGTCTAAAATCTTTGATTTCGTAAAACCTGGTGTCATCACCGGTGATGATGTTCAGAAAGTTTTCGCAGTTGCCAAAGAAAACCGCTTTGCGCTGCCCGCAGTTAACTGCGTCGGTACGGATTCCATTAACGCTGTTTTAGAAGCCGCAGCCAAAGTGCGCGCGCCGGTTATTGTTCAGTTCTCTAACGGTGGTGCGGTATTTACCGCCGGTAAAGGTCTGAAAGCTGAAGGTCAGCAGGCGGCAATTCTGGGTGCGATTTCCGGTGCTCATCATGTTCATCAGATGGCGGCACACTACGGTGTACCGGTGATTCTGCACACTGACCACTGCGCGAAAAAACTGTTGCCGTGGCTGGACGGCCTGCTGGATGCTGGCGAGAAACATTTTGCTGCGACCGGTAAACCGCTGTTCTCTTCTCATATGATTGACCTGTCTGAAGAGTCACTGGAAGAAAACATCGACATTTGCAGCCAATATCTGGCGCGTATGGCCAAACTGGACATGACGCTGGAAATTGAACTGGGTTGCACCGGCGGCGAAGAAGACGGTGTGGACAACAGCCACCTGGATAACTCCGCGCTCTATACCCAGCCGGAAGACGTGGCTTACGCCTATGAAAAACTTAACGCCATCAGCCCGCGTTTCACTATCGCGGCTTCTTTCGGTAACGTCCACGGTGTTTATAAGCCGGGTAACGTGCAACTGACGCCGAAAATTCTGCGCAACTCGCAGGAATATGTGTCAGAGAAATTCAATCTGCCGCACAACAGCCTGGACTTCGTTTTCCACGGCGGCTCCGGCTCTTCTGCCGAAGAAATCGCCGAAGCGGTGAGCTACGGTGTGGTAAAAATGAACATTGATACCGACACCCAGTGGGCGACCTGGGAAGGCATCCTGAATTACTACAAGAAAAATGAAGGCTATCTGCAAGGCCAACTGGGTAACCCGGAAGGTGACGACAAGCCGAACAAAAAATACTATGACCCGCGTGTCTGGCTGCGTGCCGGTCAGGCCAGCATGGTAGCCCGTCTGGAACAGGCGTTTAAAGAACTGAACGCTATCGACGTACTATAA
- the pgk gene encoding phosphoglycerate kinase produces the protein MAVIKMTDLDLAGKRVLIRADLNVPVKDGKVTSDARIRASLPTIETALKQGARVMVTSHLGRPTEGEYNEEFSLLPVVNYLKEHLSSPVRLAKEYLDGVEVAEGELVVLENVRFNKGEKKDDEVLSKKYAALCDVFVMDAFGTAHRAQASTHGVGKFAPIACAGPLLSDELEALGKALGNPARPMVAIVGGSKVSTKLTVLDSLSKIADQLIVGGGIANTFVAAQGHNVGKSLYEAELIPEAKKLLETCDIPVPSDVRVATEFSETAPATLKSVTAIKDDEQILDLGDVSAERLADILKNAKTILWNGPVGVFEFPNFRKGTEIIANAIANSDAFSIAGGGDTLAAIDLFGIADKISYISTGGGAFLEFVEGKKLPAVVMLEERARQ, from the coding sequence ATGGCTGTAATTAAGATGACCGACTTGGATCTGGCTGGCAAACGTGTGCTGATCCGTGCGGATCTGAACGTGCCGGTTAAAGATGGCAAAGTGACGTCTGACGCGCGTATCCGTGCTTCCCTGCCGACCATTGAAACCGCCCTGAAACAGGGTGCCCGTGTGATGGTCACCTCGCATCTGGGTCGCCCGACTGAAGGCGAGTACAACGAAGAGTTTTCGCTGCTGCCGGTGGTGAACTACCTGAAAGAGCATCTGTCCTCTCCGGTGCGTCTGGCGAAAGAGTATCTGGACGGCGTTGAGGTCGCGGAAGGCGAACTGGTTGTGCTGGAAAACGTGCGCTTTAACAAAGGCGAGAAGAAAGACGACGAAGTGCTGTCTAAAAAATACGCCGCACTGTGCGACGTGTTTGTGATGGATGCATTCGGAACCGCCCACCGTGCGCAGGCCTCAACTCACGGTGTGGGTAAATTTGCACCGATCGCTTGTGCTGGCCCGCTGCTGTCCGATGAACTGGAAGCGCTGGGTAAAGCATTGGGCAACCCGGCTCGCCCGATGGTGGCCATCGTCGGTGGTTCAAAAGTATCCACAAAACTGACGGTGCTGGATTCGCTGTCTAAAATCGCCGATCAGCTGATCGTCGGTGGTGGCATCGCCAACACTTTCGTTGCGGCACAGGGCCATAACGTCGGTAAATCTCTGTATGAAGCCGAACTGATCCCTGAAGCGAAAAAACTGCTGGAAACCTGTGATATTCCAGTACCGAGTGACGTGCGTGTCGCAACTGAGTTCTCTGAAACGGCTCCGGCGACCCTGAAATCTGTGACCGCAATTAAAGACGATGAGCAGATTCTGGATCTGGGCGATGTTTCTGCGGAGCGTCTGGCTGACATTCTGAAAAATGCGAAAACCATTTTGTGGAACGGCCCGGTTGGCGTGTTCGAATTCCCGAACTTCCGCAAAGGCACAGAAATCATCGCTAACGCAATTGCCAACAGTGATGCGTTCTCTATCGCCGGTGGCGGTGACACACTGGCGGCCATCGACCTGTTCGGCATTGCCGACAAGATCTCCTATATTTCTACCGGCGGCGGCGCTTTCCTGGAGTTCGTGGAAGGTAAAAAACTGCCAGCGGTCGTGATGCTGGAAGAGCGCGCTCGTCAGTAA
- the epd gene encoding erythrose-4-phosphate dehydrogenase — protein sequence MTIRIAINGFGRIGRSVLRALYESGRRAEISVVAINELANAEGIAHLLKYDSSHGRFSWDVRQECDRLLVGDDTIRLLHEPDIHGLPWRELGVDIVLDCSGAYGSRADGEAHLAAGAKKVLFSHPGAPELDATIVYGVNHRDLLSVHRLVSNASCTTNCIIPIIKLLDDAYGIESGTVTTIHASMNDQPVIDAYHHDLRRTRAASQSIIPVDTKLAVGITRFFPKFEDRFEAISVRVPTINVTAIDLSVSVKNAVNVSEINTLFRQSAQNTFRGIVDYTDLPLVSVDFNHDPHSAIVDGTQTRVSGGHLIKTLVWCDNEWGFANRMLDTTLAMAACGF from the coding sequence ATGACGATCCGTATTGCGATAAACGGTTTTGGTCGTATCGGTCGCAGCGTACTGCGCGCACTGTATGAATCCGGGCGACGGGCTGAGATTTCGGTGGTGGCAATCAATGAGCTGGCGAATGCTGAAGGTATCGCCCATTTGCTTAAATATGACAGCAGTCACGGCCGTTTTTCGTGGGATGTGCGTCAGGAGTGTGACCGTCTGTTAGTCGGTGATGACACCATCCGTCTGTTGCATGAGCCTGATATTCATGGGTTGCCGTGGCGTGAGCTCGGGGTGGATATCGTACTGGATTGCAGTGGTGCCTATGGTAGCCGCGCTGATGGCGAGGCCCATCTGGCGGCAGGGGCGAAGAAAGTGTTGTTCTCCCACCCAGGTGCGCCAGAGCTCGATGCCACTATTGTTTATGGCGTCAACCATCGCGACCTGCTTTCAGTGCACCGGCTGGTGTCGAACGCCTCTTGCACCACTAACTGTATTATTCCGATTATCAAACTGCTGGATGATGCGTATGGCATCGAGAGCGGTACAGTGACCACTATCCATGCTTCGATGAACGATCAACCGGTGATCGACGCTTATCATCATGATCTCAGGCGCACACGCGCCGCCAGTCAGTCGATCATTCCGGTGGATACTAAGCTGGCGGTGGGGATCACCCGCTTTTTTCCGAAATTTGAAGACAGGTTTGAAGCGATTTCGGTGCGAGTACCTACCATTAATGTCACGGCGATCGATTTGAGCGTCAGTGTGAAAAATGCGGTAAACGTAAGTGAAATCAATACGCTTTTTCGCCAGTCAGCGCAGAATACATTTCGTGGTATAGTTGACTATACCGATTTGCCGCTGGTTTCCGTGGATTTTAATCACGATCCGCACAGTGCGATTGTGGATGGAACACAAACCCGTGTTAGCGGCGGGCATCTGATCAAAACGCTGGTCTGGTGCGATAACGAATGGGGCTTTGCCAACCGGATGTTGGATACAACACTGGCAATGGCAGCCTGCGGTTTCTGA